A genomic window from Silene latifolia isolate original U9 population chromosome Y, ASM4854445v1, whole genome shotgun sequence includes:
- the LOC141632235 gene encoding uncharacterized protein LOC141632235: MANLRELKYECEKCQALMWFEERKDKRRGTRRPKFSLCCSDGKVELPFLQQPPELIKSLLTGQHRFSNHYRENIRAYNSMFSFTSMGGKIDHSINQGDPSRFNDELIRFLENMIDSHNTIAKTFRKVRDRLTENIDSEVSIKLISRRSSDGRTYNLPTVSEVAALIKGDIGPHMEKRDIIVRRSCGGLQRISELHPLYTPLQYPLLIPSGEDGYKPVILHSASSIGVSTSDQPREETTCRECFAYHLIERPPDVEFPTILLSGKAFHQFLVDCYMLVESHRLNFIRFNQDRLRVNNYKNHSNAVGRGDVEPSSAGTRFIVPSSFPGGDKWKKANFLDTMTICKWFGYPDLFITFTCNPKWPEIVRFVSKRGLQPEDRPDIVCRVFKMKLDELIRDLKERHIFGRARGVVYTIEFKKRGLPHAHIVLFLHRKNKFPTAVDVDKIISAEIPDPTTDPVLHSVVYEYMLHGPSVEEMQIAKEKLYCEFPTKFVWKKKLHQWSLRKKGFTIGRLVHVPPQCGELYFMRVLLNHVKGPKCFEDIRTVNNFVHPTFREACYALGLIGDDQEYIAAINEAADWGSGFYLRNLFATLLFCGTLSMPSRVWDETWQLLSDDILHRQRIVLNNQHLQLTDEEFQNYTLIDIENSLQINGSSLRRFEGIPFPDISTTTHHQNSLVMDVLSYDKQSLSEEHEIQLSSMTDEQRLVYNEVMEAALNNKGGVFFVYGYGRTGKTFLWRALCACFRSKGDIVCGTLRQVELQ, encoded by the exons ATGGCGAATCTTCGAGAACTCA AATATGAGTGCGAGAAATGTCAAGCGTTGATGTGGTTTGAGgagagaaaagataaaagacgtgGTACAAGACGTCCTAAGTTCTCACTTTGTTGTTCTGATGGAAAAGTTGAACTCCCATTTCTACAGCAGCCGCCTGAACTTATAAAGTCATTGTTGACTGGTCAGCATCGATTTAGCAATCATTATAGAGAAAACATTAGAGCTTATAACTCGATGTTCTCATTCACTTCTATGGGCGGTAAAATCGATCATTCCATCAATCAAG GGGATCCATCAAGGTTCAATGACGAGTTAATACGATTTTTGGAAAATATGATTGACTCTCACAATACAATTGCAAAGACATTTAGGAAGGTTAGGGATAGACTGACTGAAAATATAGACAGTGAAGTGAGTATCAAACTGATTTCAAGGAGATCAAGTGATGGAAGAACTTACAATCTTCCAACAGTTTCAGAGGTAGCGGCTTTAATTAAGGGTGATATTGGTCCACATATGGAGAAGCGAGATATTATTGTGAGAAGGTCGTGCGGTGGTTTACAACGGATATCTGAGTTGCACCCTTTATACACCCCCTTACAATATCCTTTGTTAATTCCATCCGGAGAAGATGGGTATAAGCCAGTTATCCTACATAGTGCTTCTTCTATTGGTGTTAGCACGAGTGACCAACCACGTGAAGAAACAACGTGTAGGGAGTGCTTTGCTTATCATCTTATAGAGAGACCACCAGATGTTGAATTTCCAACGATCTTATTATCTGGTAAGGCATTCCACCAATTTTTAGTTGATTGTTATATGCTGGTCGAATCGCATAGGCTGAATTTCATTCGTTTTAACCAAGATCGACTTAGAGTTAATAATTATAAGAACCACTCAAATGCTGTTGGAAGAGGAGATGTTGAGCCATCTTCGGCGGGTACTCGATTTATCGTGCCTTCTTCTTTCCCGGGAGGTGACAAGTGGAAAAAAGCAAATTTCCTTGATACCATGACTATTTGTAAGTGGTTTGGTTATCCAGATTTATTCATCACTTTCACCTGTAATCCTAAGTGGCCGGAAATAGTACGATTTGTTTCTAAAAGAGGATTGCAACCCGAGGACCGTCCAGATATTGTCTGTCGCGTCTTTAAAATGAAGCTCGATGAGTTGATTAGGGACTTAAAGGAACGACATATTTTTGGAAGAGCACGAGGAG TCGTCTATACTATTGAATTTAAAAAACGTGGACTCCCTCATGCCCATATAGTATTGTTCCTACATCGGAAGAACAAATTCCCTACAGCCGTAGATGTCGACAAAATCATTTCTGCGGAGATTCCTGATCCGACTACAGATCCCGTCTTACATAGTGTTGTATACGAGTATATGCTTCATGGACCCTCTG TAGAAGAGATGCAGATTGCTAAAGAAAAATTGTACTGTGAATTTCCAACCAAATTTGTTTGGAAAAAGAAACTTCATCAATGGAGCCTTAGGAAAAAAGGATTTACAATTGGTAGGTTGGTTCACGTTCCCCCGCAATGTGGTGAGTTGTATTTCATGAGAGTACTGTTGAATCACGTTAAGGGACCAAAATGTTTTGAAGATATTAGGACTGTGAATAATTTTGTTCATCCGACATTTAGAGAAGCATGTTATGCATTGGGATTAATTGGTGATGATCAAGAGTATATTGCAGCTATCAACGAAGCAGCTGATTGGGGGTCTGGCTTCTACTTGAGAAATTTGTTCGCGACGTTATTATTTTGTGGCACTTTGTCTATGCCGAGCAGAGTCTGGGACGAAACTTGGCAACTGCTATCGGACGACATCCTTCATAGGCAACGCATTGTTCTTAACAATCAAC ATTTACAGCTTACCGATGAAGAGTTTCAAAATTATACACTTATTGATATTGAAAATTCTCTTCAAATAAATGGTAGTTCACTTCGTCGATTTGAGGGAATACCGTTCCCAGACATATCTACAACGACACATCATCAAAATAGTTTAGTCATGGATGTGTTGTCGTACGATAAACAGTCCTTGAGTGAAGAACATGAGATTCAGTTATCTTCAATGACTGACGAGCAAAGGTTGGTGTATAATGAAGTTATGGAAGCTGCTTTAAATAACAAAGGAGGGGTGTTCTTCGTTTATGGATATGGTAGAACTGGGAAAACTTTCCTTTGGAGAGCTTTGTGTGCCTGTTTCAGAAGTAAGGGCGATATTGTTTGTGGTACATTGCGTCAAGTGGAATTGCAGTAA
- the LOC141632234 gene encoding uncharacterized protein LOC141632234, with protein MRVLDVGNAELPFGGKVVVFGGDFRQTLPVVSKGSRAVVVAASLCSSYLWSFCKVLRLTKNMRLQVGSSTDNVEELRKFSEWLLEIGDGIAGGENDGEVDLELPADLLIQDVTNPIKTLVDVTYPDLLAQLWNPEYLQQRAILTPTHEIVESVNEYVFSLIKKDERIYISSDEVCSDDRGTGDGDIHSTEFLNSIKCVGLPNHQLKLKVGAMVMLLRNIDQSRGLCNGTRLIVTDPGARVIRCTVLTGSHKVDRVHIDLLTLTPSDTSRFPVRFSRRQFPIAVCFAMTINKSQGQSLS; from the exons ATGCGTGTTTTGGACGTGGGAAATGCTGAATTGCCATTTGGTGGGAAAGTTGTGGTATTCGGGGGTGATTTTAGACAGACATTACCGGTtgtttcaaaaggaagtagagcAGTTGTTGTGGCTGCATCCCTGTGTTCATCGTATTTATGGTCTTTCTGCaag GTACTTAGATTGACCAAAAATATGCGATTGCAAGTTGGTAGTTCAACTGACAATGTTGAGGAGTTACGAAAATTCTCCGAATGGCtcttggagattggagatggtatAGCAGGCGGTGAAAATGATGGAGAAGTTGATCTAGAATTACCAGCCGACTTACTAATTCAGGATGTGACGAATCCTATTAAGACATTAGTAGATGTCACTTATCCGGATCTGCTAGCACAATTGTGGAATCCGGAATATCTCCAACAAAGGGCAATCCTGACTCCTACTCACGAGATTGTTGAATCAGTAAATGAATATGTTTTCTCGCTTATTAAAAAGGATGAGAGAATTTATATAAGCTCCGATGAGGTGTGTAGTGATGACAGAGGTACAGGTGACGGTGACATTCACTCTACTGAATTCCTCAACAGTATTAAATGTGTCGGACTCCCGAATCACCAATTGAAGTTGAAGGTCGGTGCTATGGTGATGCTTCTGCGAAACATTGATCAATCACGTGGGTTGTGTAACGGCACGAGACTAATTGTGACTGATCCGGGGGCACGCGTGATAAGATGTACTGTCTTAACTGGTAGTCATAAAGTTGATAGAGTGCATATTGATCTACTAACACTTACTCCATCAGACACCAGTAGATTTCCGGTACGTTTCAGTAGAAGACAATTCCCCATCGCTGTTTGTTTTGCAATGACGATAAACAAGAGTCAAGGGCAGTCTTTATCTTAG